One segment of Amycolatopsis alba DSM 44262 DNA contains the following:
- a CDS encoding TlpA family protein disulfide reductase, translating to MTGVWVLLGVLVLGGVAGALLQARNGRIRAAKASDVKNLPERVSGALAAEGVTLVQISTTFCAPCRHTRVILSALAEKTDGLTHVDLDVTETPEVAQALSVLRTPTTLALTPDGREVFRVGGVPRGQELLEALKPHLANA from the coding sequence TTGACCGGAGTGTGGGTGCTGCTGGGCGTCTTGGTGCTCGGCGGGGTCGCGGGCGCGCTGCTGCAAGCGCGCAACGGCCGGATCAGGGCCGCGAAGGCGTCTGACGTGAAGAACCTCCCGGAGCGCGTCTCGGGCGCCCTCGCGGCCGAAGGTGTCACCCTGGTCCAGATCTCCACCACGTTCTGCGCGCCGTGCCGCCACACCCGCGTCATCCTGTCGGCGCTCGCGGAGAAGACCGACGGCCTCACGCACGTCGATCTGGACGTCACCGAGACCCCCGAAGTCGCACAGGCACTTTCGGTATTGCGGACTCCGACGACGCTGGCCTTGACGCCGGACGGCCGGGAGGTCTTCCGTGTCGGCGGCGTTCCCCGAGGTCAGGAGCTTCTCGAAGCCCTGAAGCCCCATCTGGCGAACGCCTGA
- a CDS encoding DUF4395 domain-containing protein yields the protein MSAGPAVDPRGPRFAAILTTVVLAVVLVTQWWPLLAAQAVVFAIGAFVGLKPAPYSLVYRYLIAPRLGPATEREDAAPLRFAQAVGFVFAVVGTVGFAADLPALGLVATAFALFAAFLNAAFNFCLGCEMYLLIKRFSPSPRAS from the coding sequence ATGTCCGCAGGACCGGCCGTCGACCCCCGTGGTCCGCGTTTCGCCGCCATCCTGACGACGGTCGTGCTCGCGGTCGTGCTCGTCACCCAGTGGTGGCCGCTGCTCGCGGCGCAGGCGGTGGTGTTCGCGATCGGCGCCTTCGTCGGCCTGAAGCCGGCGCCGTATTCCCTGGTCTACCGCTACTTGATCGCGCCGCGGCTCGGCCCGGCGACGGAACGCGAGGACGCCGCCCCGCTGCGGTTCGCGCAGGCCGTCGGTTTCGTGTTCGCCGTCGTCGGCACCGTCGGTTTCGCCGCGGACCTGCCCGCGCTCGGGTTGGTCGCGACGGCGTTCGCGCTGTTCGCGGCGTTCCTCAACGCGGCGTTCAACTTCTGTCTCGGTTGCGAGATGTACCTGCTCATCAAGCGTTTCAGCCCCAGCCCTCGCGCGTCCTAA
- a CDS encoding sulfurtransferase: MSREDVLVTTQWAEENLDTPGVVFIEVDEDTTAYDNGHIRGAVKFDWRKDLQDGVRRDFVDKEGFEKLLSEKGVSNDDRVVLYGGNNNWFAAYAYWYFKLYGHENVQLLDGGRKKWELDGRELNSEEVKREATTYQAKEQDLSIRAFRDEVVQAIGASNFVDVRSPDEFSGKLLAPAHLPQEQSQVPGHIPGALNVPWAKVANEDGTFKTEGEIKELYSDEGLDESKSTIAYCRIGERSSIAWFALHELLGYDAVKNYDGSWTEYGSLVGVPVELGAK; encoded by the coding sequence ATGAGCCGTGAAGACGTCCTGGTCACCACCCAGTGGGCCGAGGAGAACCTGGACACGCCGGGTGTCGTGTTCATCGAGGTCGACGAGGACACGACCGCGTACGACAACGGACACATCCGCGGTGCGGTGAAGTTCGACTGGCGCAAGGACCTGCAGGACGGGGTGCGCCGCGACTTCGTCGACAAGGAGGGCTTCGAGAAGCTGCTCTCGGAGAAGGGCGTCTCGAACGACGACCGCGTGGTTCTCTACGGCGGCAACAACAACTGGTTCGCCGCGTACGCGTACTGGTACTTCAAGCTCTACGGGCACGAGAACGTGCAGCTGCTCGACGGCGGCCGCAAGAAGTGGGAGCTCGACGGCCGCGAGCTGAATTCGGAAGAGGTCAAGCGCGAGGCCACCACGTACCAGGCCAAGGAGCAGGACCTCTCGATCCGCGCGTTCCGTGACGAGGTCGTCCAGGCCATCGGCGCCAGCAACTTCGTCGACGTGCGCTCGCCCGACGAGTTCTCCGGCAAGCTGCTCGCCCCGGCGCACCTGCCGCAGGAGCAGTCGCAGGTCCCCGGCCACATCCCCGGCGCGCTGAACGTCCCGTGGGCGAAGGTCGCGAACGAGGACGGCACCTTCAAGACCGAGGGCGAGATCAAGGAGCTGTACTCCGACGAGGGCCTCGACGAGTCGAAGTCCACGATCGCGTACTGCCGCATCGGGGAGCGTTCGTCCATCGCGTGGTTCGCGCTGCACGAGCTCCTCGGCTACGACGCCGTCAAGAACTACGACGGTTCATGGACGGAATACGGCTCGCTCGTCGGCGTGCCGGTCGAGTTGGGAGCTAAGTGA
- a CDS encoding DUF1416 domain-containing protein: MADDSCGAPVQEATPADYDTRGQVVLAGKVTGAEGPVGGAFVRLLDGGGDFTGEVVSSADGDFRFYAAPGDWTVRALHRSGNGEASVTAQGPGVHQLAIAVS; this comes from the coding sequence ATGGCTGACGACAGCTGCGGCGCACCGGTCCAGGAGGCCACGCCCGCCGATTACGACACCCGCGGCCAGGTCGTGCTGGCAGGCAAGGTGACCGGCGCGGAAGGGCCCGTCGGCGGCGCCTTCGTGCGGTTGCTGGACGGCGGCGGCGACTTCACCGGCGAAGTCGTCTCGTCGGCCGACGGCGACTTCCGCTTCTACGCGGCCCCCGGTGACTGGACGGTGCGCGCGCTGCACCGCTCCGGCAACGGCGAAGCGTCCGTGACCGCCCAGGGTCCCGGCGTACACCAGCTGGCCATCGCTGTGTCATAG